The genomic interval TCGACCAGCAGCCCACTGGCGCCAGCGCCAGGCGGCCGTTGTCCTGCAACTGACGCACGCTGGCACCGATGGTGTCCAGGTGCGCCGAAACGGCGCGGTCGGGTGAGCTTTGCCGGCCTTTGAGGGTGGCGCGGATGGTGCCACGGCGGGTCAGCTCGAAGGGGATGCCCAACTCATCCAGGCGTTCGGCCACGTAGCGCACGATGGTGTCGGTGAAGCCGGTGGGGCTTGGGATGGCGAGCATCTCCAGCAGGACGCGTTTGAGGTAGTCGAGATCGGGTTCGGGGTATTTTTCGGACATAGGTACTCCTCACTGGCCTCTTCGCGGGCAAGCCCGCTCCTACAGGTTTACCGCCGCTTTCAGGTTAAGCGGCCAACCTGTGGGAGCGGGCTTGCCCGCGAAGAGGCCGTCATGGTTTCACGCTAATCCCCGGCTATGCGGGAACAACAAGTCGATGAACCGCTCAGCCGTCGGCTGCGGTTCATGATTGGCCAGGCCGGCGCGTTCGTTGGCCTCGATGATCACGTACTCCGCCTGTTCGGCATCACGCACCATGAAGTCCAACCCCACCACCGGAATTTCCAGCGCCCGTGCCGCGCGCACCGCCGCATCGGCCAGCACGGGGTGCAGGCGCTCGGTCACGTCCTCAAGGGTGCCACCGGTGTGCAGGTTGGCAGTACGCCGCACCGCCAGGCGTTGGCCGGCAGGAAGCACGTCGTCATAGCCCAGCCCCGCCGCACGCAGGGTGCGCTCGGTTTCATCGTCAAGCGGGATGCGGCTTTCACCGCCGGTCGCGGCCTGGCGCCTGCGGCTCTGGGCTTCGATCAGCGCGCGGATGTCGTGCTTGCCATCACCCACTACCTGGGCCGGGTGGCGTATGGCAGCTGCCACCACTTCAAAGCCGATCACCACGATGCGCAGGTCAAGGCCGGCATGGAAGCTCTCCAGCAGTACACGGCTGTCGAACTGCTTGGCGTGGGCCACTGCTTGGGTGAGCTCTTCAAGGGTGGAGAGGTTCACCGCCACCCCTTGGCCTTGTTCGCCATCCACCGGCTTGACCACCACTGCGCCATGCTCGTCGAGAAACGCCAGGTTGTCGTCGGCGTTGCCCGCCAGTTGCTGCGCTGGTACACGCAGCCCGGCGTTGCTCAGTGCTCGCTGGGTCAGGCACTTGTCTTGGCACAGGGTCATGGTCACAGCGCTGGTCAGGTCGCTTAGCGACTCACGGCAGCGAATGCGACGCCCGCCCAGGCTCAAGGTGAACAGCCCGCCTGCGGCGTCTTCGACCTGCACTTCGATACCACGGCGCAGCGCCTCGTCAACAATTATCCGTGCATAAGGGTTAAGCCCTGCTTCAGGGCCAGGGCCGAGGAACAGGCGTTCGTTGATGCCGTTCTTGCGCTTGACGGCGAAGGTCGGCAGGTTACGAAACCCGAGTTTCTCGTACAGGCGCTTGGCCTGGCGGTTGTCATGCAGCACCGACAGGTCCAGGTAGGCCAGGCCGCGGCTCATGAAGTGCTCGATCAGGTGGCGCACCAGCACTTCACCCACGCCAGGGCGGGTGCAGTGCGGGTCCACGGCCAGGCACCACAGGCTGCTGCCGTGCTCGGGGTCATCGAACGCCTTGGCATGGTTAAGGCCCATGACGCTACCGATCACCGCGCCGCTGTCTTCATCCTCGGCCAGCCAGTAAACCGGGCCGCCGAGGTGACGTGGCGTGAGCCGGTCAGGGTCGACCGGCAACATGCCGCGCGCTTGGTAAAGGGTATTGATCGCCTGCCAGTCCCCCAGGTTTTGCGCCCGCCGCACGCGAAAACCGCGAAACACCCGCTGCGCCGGGCGGTAGTCGGTAAACCACAGGCGCAGGGTGTCGGAGGGGTCGAGAAACAACTGCTGCGGCGCCTGCGCCAGTACCTGCTGCGGCGCGGCCACGTACAGGGCAATGTCGCGCTCGCCGTGGCGCTCGTCCAGCAGTTGCTCGGCGAGTGAAACGGGGTCTGGGTAGGTATGGCCGATCAGCAGCCGGCCCCAACCACAGTGCACGGCACGTGGCTGGTCGTGGGGCTCGCTGCCATCGCCGGCCAGGCGCGCCTGCAAACGCTCGTAGGACGGTGCCTGGCCGCGCAGCAGGCGCTGGCCGTAGGCGATTTCGTGGGCTTTCATCGGTCAGATTCCTTGTTCGCTCAGCCACAGGTTGAGCGCCGCCAGCTGCCACAGCTTGGAACCTCGCAGCGGCGTCAACTGGCCGTGCGGGTTGCTCAGCAAGCGGTCGAGCATGGCCGGGTTGAAAAGCCCTCGGTCTTGACTGGGGTCGGTAAGCAGTTCGCGCACCCAGCCCAGCGTCGCGCCTTCCAGGTGCTTCAGGCCTGGAACCGGGAAGTAGCCCTTCTTGCGGTCGATCACCTCATGCGGGATGACCCGTCGGGCGGCCTGCTTGAGCACCTGTTTGCCGCCATCGGGCAGCTTGAAGCGTGCTGGGATGCGTGCCGACAGTTCCACCAGGCGGTAATCGAGAAACGGCGTACGCGCTTCCAGGCCCCAGGCCATGGTCATGTTGTCGACCCGCTTGACCGGGTCGTCGACCAGCATCACCGTGCTGTCCAGGCGCAGGGCCTTGTCGACCGGGTCGCTGGCGCCAGGGCGGGCGAAGTGTTCGCGGACAAAGTCGCCGGCGGCATCGCTTTCCAGCAGCCAAGGGGCTTGCACGGTGTCACGGTACTCGGCGTGGGTGCGGTCGAAGAATGCGTCGCGGTAGGCGCCAAAGGCATCCTCGGCGCCATCCACCTGTGGGTACCAGTGGTAGCCAGCGAACAGTTCGTCGGCACCTTGGCCGCTTTGCACGCCTTTGCAGTGCTTGGCCACTTCCCGCGACAGCAGGTAGAAGGCAATGCAGTCATGGCTGACCATCGGTTCGCTCATGGCGCGGAAGGCGGCCGGCAGCTGGTCGATGATTTCATGTTCGGCGATGCGCAACTGGTGGTGGCGGGTGCCGTAGTGGCGGGCGATCAGGTCGGAGTACTCGAACTCGTTGCCGCGTTCGCCGCCGGCATCTTCGAAGCCGATGGAGAAGGTCGACAGGTCGTCCACACCAGCTTCACGCAGCAGGCCGACCAGCAAGCTGGAGTCGACCCCGCCAGACAACAGCACGCCAACGTCCACCGCAGCACGCTGGCGGATCGCCACGGCATCACGGGTGGCGTCGAGCACGCGGGTGGTCCAGCCTTCGAGGTCCAGTTCACGCTCGTCGGGGTGGGCGCCGTACTGCAGCTGCCACCAGGTCTGGCGTTCGATTTCGCCGTGGCGGTCGACGCGCATCCAAGTGCCGGGTTCAAGCTTTTGCACGTTGGCCAGCAGCGTGCGCGGCGCGGGTACCACGGCGTGGAAGTTCAGGTAGTGGTTGAGCGCTACCGGGTCGATCATCGGGTCGATGTCGCCGCCCTTGAGCAGGGCAGGCAGGGTCGAGGCAAAGCGCAGGCGCTCGCCGTTGCGCGACAGGTACAGCGGTTTGACGCCAAGGCGGTCGCGGGCCAGGAACAGGCGCTGGTTGTCGCGCTCCCAGATGGCCAGGGCGAACATGCCATTGAGCTTGGGCAGCAAGGCCGCGCCCCAGGCGTGGTAGCCCTTGAGCAGCACTTCGGTGTCGCCATCCGACCAGAACGTGTAGCCCAGGTCTTGCAGCTCCTGGCGCAGTTCGGGGAAGTTGTAGATGGCGCCGTTGAAGGCCAGCGACAGGCCGAGGGTGTTGTCGACCATCGGCTGAGCCGAACCGTCGGACAAGTCCATGATTTTCAGCCGGCGGTGGCCGAGGGCGATCGGGCCCTGGCTATGGAAGCCCCAAGCGTCCGGGCCGCGAGGCGCCAGATGGTGGGTGATGCGCTCCACCGCGGCCAGGTCGGCCGGGCGAGGGGCTTGGTCGAGGGGGGTGAAACGTAACTCTCCTGCTAATCCGCACATGTAACGTAAACCCTTTGAGTTTCGGCACTCTTGGCGTTACTGGCTTCTAGCTCGTACCATTTTTGTACCACTTTCTAGCGATTTCAGCTTATCAAGCTCAGCCCAATCATTCGGCGAGTTGATCCACTTCGCGTATGTAGAAAGCAGCACCTGCACGCTATGCCCGAGTTGCGCGGCGATGAATGCCGGGTTCATGCCGGCCATCAGGCACATGGTCGCGTACGTGTGGCGCGTGTCGTACATCCTGCGGCGCCTGATGCCAAGCTTCCGCAGGGCTGCCAGCCAGTAGCGTTTTTGACTCGTCTCAGAGCGAATGAACATCTCCGAGCGGTCACCTGTCCCACTGGGCGCGAACACGTAATCTGAACGGGCCTCGGTGAGCGGTCTGGCTTTTTCGAGCGCATGCAGGGCGCGATCGTTCAATAAAACTTTTCGGGAACGCTTCGTTTTGGTGCGATCCTGGATCACTCCACGGATCTGAATGCGGCAAACGTTGGCAGTCTTTACGCGCCTGTCGATCTCGCTCCAGCGCAGAGCCATCACCTCGCCTGGCCGCATGCCGGTGTAAAAACAGAACTCGAAATAGGCCGCGTAAATTGCCGTCAAACCGCTCGTCGTTTCGTACAGATGGGCAATGATCGAATCCGCTTCCTCTTTGGTGAAAGGGTCGACCTCACGTTTCGGCACTTTGGCGCCTGGGATAGACAGGGCCGGGTTTCGGACGATCAGTTCGTCGGTGACCGCCTGCTGGAAGATCGACACCAGCAGGCCGACCACGCCCTTGCGGCGTACCGGGGAAGTCCACTTGATGTCGTTCATGATCTTGCGCAGGAGCACTGACGTGATGGTATCGATCGGTTTCTCGGCCAGGTACGGAACCCAATACACCTGCAGGGCAGAGCGGTAGTTCTTCCGAGTACCCTCCACGATCTGCAAGCTGTTGAGCCAATCCTGCGCGTAATCGAAGAAGATCGGCGCTGTCTGCTCCTGCACCACCACGCTGCGGGTATTGGGAAACAGCTCGGCATACTTCTCTGCTGTCAGAGCGCCGAGCTTATCCAGGCCCTTTACTTGAGCACGTAGACTCGCTGCTGCTGCGATCCCTTTCGCGGTCTGAGGGAGGGGGAGCGTCTCGCAGCACCGCTTCTTGTTCCAGGTGAAGCGAATTCGGATTGAGCGCCCGACAAGCTCGACTCCGGCCGGCAGGTCCACAGGCTTTCGATCCATTCGTCATATCTCCTTTTGCTGTACATGATCCTGCCGTTGATCTTCATCCACACCCAGTTGGGGATGATGCCTTTCTCGCGCTTTCGCTGAAGCGCCTTCGCTGTACACCCCACCAACTCGCCCATCCGTTTTTCGGTGACCTTGTCGTGCACATGGTCTTCGGGCAGATTCTCTGCTGCTGCCATCGCTATTCCTCCTGGCGCGTCAGGTTGTGGTTGTCACGCTGATCTGTCACGTCAGTCGGCCGGCGCAGATCTCGCCGCGCATTCACCGCCCGCAACACCGTATTAACTGCCGAGCTGATCCGCGCCTTCTGAACCTCGGTGAGCTGCTCCGCTGGGGTGTCGGCATAGTTGCTATCCAGGTGCAGTGCATCGCATGCCGCCTGGAAGTCAGACGTGTATAGGTGGCCCTCGGCGCTCTTGGTCCGCTGGCGCCAGTAGGCAGCCCGGTCGTGCAGCGCTTCAATCTCGGCCAGCAGGGCGAGTACATTGGCCGGATTGGCGCCAGCGATGAAAGCCGCATTGGCGCGGCACTCTTCATCCGTTTTGACCCGGCAGTTGGCGAAGGCCTCCGCGATCATCCCGCTGTTCTCATGAGCCACGTAGGCGTAAAGGACGTTGCCGTGCTCATTGACGTACTCACCCTCTGTGACCCACTGGCCAGCAGTAGCAGCTTCGGCCAGCGCCTTCAGCTTGTCTTTGTCGATACTCATGGTCGATCCTCCCAGTCCCAGCTCAGCTTCGGATCAATCGGCGGGTGAGCCTGCAGGGTGTTCAGGTCCAGCAGCGTGAAGCGGCCATCCATCCAGCCACCGGTGTCGATGTGGTAGACGTTACCCAGCACCGCCGGGCGCCTAACCGGGGTGTGACCGACCACCACCGCCCGTATGCCGCCAACACCGTGGTGCTGATCGTGGGTGATTCTGCTGCGCGACCACTGCACCGCCTCCTCGACATTGCGCATGCCCGGCATGCAGCCTTCGGCCCAGGACTTGAGCATCTGCCAGGTCGGGAAAGGGCAGTCGGCGTGCACTATCCCGACCAGGCCCTGGGGGGACATGACCTCGATGATCAGCGGCAGGTCGGCCAGCAGTTCTACGTAGCAGGCCTGTTCCACGGATGATCTGGCATAGAGCCATGCACCGCCGTTGGAAAGGTGCGCGTCACCTATGCGGCCCGAGGGATCAAACCGGTATGCCTCGATCGCCATCTGCTCGT from Pseudomonas kermanshahensis carries:
- a CDS encoding ead/Ea22-like family protein, with protein sequence MSIDKDKLKALAEAATAGQWVTEGEYVNEHGNVLYAYVAHENSGMIAEAFANCRVKTDEECRANAAFIAGANPANVLALLAEIEALHDRAAYWRQRTKSAEGHLYTSDFQAACDALHLDSNYADTPAEQLTEVQKARISSAVNTVLRAVNARRDLRRPTDVTDQRDNHNLTRQEE
- the ngg gene encoding N-acetylglutaminylglutamine synthetase, with the translated sequence MKAHEIAYGQRLLRGQAPSYERLQARLAGDGSEPHDQPRAVHCGWGRLLIGHTYPDPVSLAEQLLDERHGERDIALYVAAPQQVLAQAPQQLFLDPSDTLRLWFTDYRPAQRVFRGFRVRRAQNLGDWQAINTLYQARGMLPVDPDRLTPRHLGGPVYWLAEDEDSGAVIGSVMGLNHAKAFDDPEHGSSLWCLAVDPHCTRPGVGEVLVRHLIEHFMSRGLAYLDLSVLHDNRQAKRLYEKLGFRNLPTFAVKRKNGINERLFLGPGPEAGLNPYARIIVDEALRRGIEVQVEDAAGGLFTLSLGGRRIRCRESLSDLTSAVTMTLCQDKCLTQRALSNAGLRVPAQQLAGNADDNLAFLDEHGAVVVKPVDGEQGQGVAVNLSTLEELTQAVAHAKQFDSRVLLESFHAGLDLRIVVIGFEVVAAAIRHPAQVVGDGKHDIRALIEAQSRRRQAATGGESRIPLDDETERTLRAAGLGYDDVLPAGQRLAVRRTANLHTGGTLEDVTERLHPVLADAAVRAARALEIPVVGLDFMVRDAEQAEYVIIEANERAGLANHEPQPTAERFIDLLFPHSRGLA
- a CDS encoding N-acetylglutaminylglutamine amidotransferase, yielding MCGLAGELRFTPLDQAPRPADLAAVERITHHLAPRGPDAWGFHSQGPIALGHRRLKIMDLSDGSAQPMVDNTLGLSLAFNGAIYNFPELRQELQDLGYTFWSDGDTEVLLKGYHAWGAALLPKLNGMFALAIWERDNQRLFLARDRLGVKPLYLSRNGERLRFASTLPALLKGGDIDPMIDPVALNHYLNFHAVVPAPRTLLANVQKLEPGTWMRVDRHGEIERQTWWQLQYGAHPDERELDLEGWTTRVLDATRDAVAIRQRAAVDVGVLLSGGVDSSLLVGLLREAGVDDLSTFSIGFEDAGGERGNEFEYSDLIARHYGTRHHQLRIAEHEIIDQLPAAFRAMSEPMVSHDCIAFYLLSREVAKHCKGVQSGQGADELFAGYHWYPQVDGAEDAFGAYRDAFFDRTHAEYRDTVQAPWLLESDAAGDFVREHFARPGASDPVDKALRLDSTVMLVDDPVKRVDNMTMAWGLEARTPFLDYRLVELSARIPARFKLPDGGKQVLKQAARRVIPHEVIDRKKGYFPVPGLKHLEGATLGWVRELLTDPSQDRGLFNPAMLDRLLSNPHGQLTPLRGSKLWQLAALNLWLSEQGI
- a CDS encoding metallophosphoesterase, with amino-acid sequence MSILRHFPINTAGRDLAVGDIHGHFTRLQRALDAVSFDPATDRLFSVGDLVDRGPESDQVDTWLARPWFHAVRGNHEQMAIEAYRFDPSGRIGDAHLSNGGAWLYARSSVEQACYVELLADLPLIIEVMSPQGLVGIVHADCPFPTWQMLKSWAEGCMPGMRNVEEAVQWSRSRITHDQHHGVGGIRAVVVGHTPVRRPAVLGNVYHIDTGGWMDGRFTLLDLNTLQAHPPIDPKLSWDWEDRP
- a CDS encoding tyrosine-type recombinase/integrase encodes the protein MDRKPVDLPAGVELVGRSIRIRFTWNKKRCCETLPLPQTAKGIAAAASLRAQVKGLDKLGALTAEKYAELFPNTRSVVVQEQTAPIFFDYAQDWLNSLQIVEGTRKNYRSALQVYWVPYLAEKPIDTITSVLLRKIMNDIKWTSPVRRKGVVGLLVSIFQQAVTDELIVRNPALSIPGAKVPKREVDPFTKEEADSIIAHLYETTSGLTAIYAAYFEFCFYTGMRPGEVMALRWSEIDRRVKTANVCRIQIRGVIQDRTKTKRSRKVLLNDRALHALEKARPLTEARSDYVFAPSGTGDRSEMFIRSETSQKRYWLAALRKLGIRRRRMYDTRHTYATMCLMAGMNPAFIAAQLGHSVQVLLSTYAKWINSPNDWAELDKLKSLESGTKMVRARSQ